From Antennarius striatus isolate MH-2024 chromosome 14, ASM4005453v1, whole genome shotgun sequence, the proteins below share one genomic window:
- the ubqln4 gene encoding ubiquilin-4 — protein sequence MADQGAADLGNNNNNKPETSEGTIIKVTVKTPKDKEEIAIAEDASVTQFKEEISRRFKAKQDQLVLIFAGKILKDGDSLSQHGIKDGLTVHLVIKTAHKAGDGGSTSASSSTSAPAGTTTTTPTPGANPSSSAGSPSTTAPPTQTPNILTGFGDLAGLAGLGMGSANFMELQQQMQRQLMSNPEMLSQIMENPLVQNMMSNPDLMRQMIMANPQMQQLMERNPEISHMLNNPELMRQTMELARNPAMMQEMMRNQDRALSNLESIPGGYNALRRMYTDIQEPIFSAAREQFGSNPFSALGGTSESGVQPSRTENREPLPNPWGPPNSSNASESGGSTTGSTSTPGTTNPSVSNPLGINAGSLGNGMFNSPGMQSLLQQISENPQLMQNMLSAPYMRSMMQSLSQNPELASQVLMNNPLFAGNPQLQEQFRSQLPIFLQQMQNPEALSVMTNPRAMQALMQIQQGLQTLQTEAPGLMPSLMSGGVPGMPTGGVPGMPTGGVPGMPTGGGMPTENPASSPSSAGPSAAQQQLMQQMLQMFAGGGGGGGSATTQTPEVRFQSQLDQLSAMGFINHEANLQALIATGGDINAAIERLLGSQPS from the exons tttaaaGAAGAGATCTCGAGGCGATTCAAAGCCAAACAGGACCAGTTGGTTCTCATCTTTGCAGGGAAGATTTTGAAGGATGGTGACAGCCTCAGCCAGCATGGTATCAAGGATGGCCTGACAGTTCACCTAGTCATAAAGACAGCACACAA GGCTGGAGATGGTGGTAGCACCTCTGCCTCTAGCTCCACCTCCGCTCCAGCAGGCacgaccaccaccacccctaCTCCAGGCGCCAACCCATCTTCCTCAGCAGGCTCGCCCAGCACTACTGCaccacccacacagacacccaACATATTGA CTGGCTTTGGTGACCTGGCTGGTCTGGCTGGACTCGGCATGGGCTCTGCTAACTTCATGgaactgcagcagcagatgcagAGGCAGCTCATGTCAAACCCGGAGATGCTTTCTCAAATCATGGAGAACCCGCTGGTGCAGAACATGATGTCCAACCCAGACCTTATGAGACAGATGATCATGGCCAACCCTCAGATGCAGCAGCTGATGGAACGCAACCCAGAGATTTCACACATGCTCAACAACCCCGAGCTCATGAGACAG ACAATGGAACTGGCCCGGAACCCAGCTATGATGCAGGAAATGATGCGAAACCAGGACCGAGCTCTGAGCAATTTGGAAAGTATCCCTGGGGGTTACAATGCCTTGCGAAGGATGTACACCGACATCCAAGAACCCATATTCAGTGCTGCCAGGGAACAG TTTGGTAGCAACCCTTTCTCAGCTCTAGGTGGCACTTCTGAGTCTGGAGTTCAGCCATCACGGACAGAGAACAGAGAGCCCCTGCCAAATCCATGGGGGCCGCCGAATTCTTCTAACGCCTCTGAGAGTGGAGGGAGCACCACGGGAAGCACTAGCACACCTGGAACCACCAATCCTAGCGTGTCCAACCCTCTCGGCATCAATGCTGGCAGTCTTGGTAACG GCATGTTCAACAGCCCGGGCATGCAGAGTTTACTGCAGCAGATTTCAGAGAACCCTCAGCTGATGCAGAACATGCTGTCTGCTCCCTACATGCGAAGTATGATGCAGTCACTGTCTCAAAACCCAGAGTTGGCCTCCCAG GTTTTGATGAATAACCCCTTGTTTGCTGGAAACCCACAGCTGCAGGAACAGTTCAGATCTCAGTTGCCCATCTTTTTGCAGCAG ATGCAGAACCCAGAAGCCCTGTCGGTGATGACCAATCCCAGGGCCATGCAAGCTCTAATGCAAATTCAACAGGGTCTTCAGACACTGCAGACAGAAGCGCCGGGCCTCATGCCCAG TTTGATGTCAGGTGGAGTTCCTGGCATGCCCACGGGTGGAGTTCCTGGTATGCCTACTGGTGGAGTTCCCGGCATGCCCACAGGAGGAGGAATGCCCACAGAGAATCCAGCTTCCTCACCCAGCAGTGCAGGACCGAGTGCCGCCCAGCAGCAGCTGATGCAACAGATGCTCCAAATGtttgctggaggaggaggtggaggaggaagtgcAACG ACCCAGACCCCAGAGGTGCGGTTCCAGTCCCAGCTGGATCAGCTGAGCGCCATGGGCTTCATCAACCATGAGGCCAACCTGCAGGCCCTCATTGCTACTGGAGGAGACATCAACGCGGCTATCGAGAGACTCCTGGGCTCACAGCCCTCATAA